A single window of Archangium gephyra DNA harbors:
- a CDS encoding tetratricopeptide repeat protein: MMTLTTPSLRPSFAHDPSLEARLKGLSRLSGVMTFTGFGGIVMLLGPSALADFSEVDLAVTRVPLPIVLVGVFCAGMALRHWVLRRVSQLEQRGWELLLAGRPEAAIGSLEVAVSAGSDRSRIRSHYALTLAWLRQGDYERALALGEETHHLPRRNRDSRVCDAQVPALMATILALYGELEDARKWVGRIRRPMFDETDHALLAQAVMLCREGRDVDAVRRIQRTAREDVPEMDVGAVAVIHAFARSRLEGQLVPLKPGCVLPERPARASQYEYLACEWPELAAFLRGEDAPAPVLDA; the protein is encoded by the coding sequence ATGATGACACTCACCACTCCCTCACTCCGTCCGTCGTTCGCGCATGACCCGTCCCTCGAGGCCCGGCTCAAAGGGCTGAGCCGCCTGTCTGGCGTGATGACGTTCACTGGCTTCGGCGGCATCGTCATGCTGCTCGGCCCGAGCGCCCTGGCCGACTTCTCGGAGGTGGACCTCGCGGTGACCCGGGTCCCCTTGCCCATCGTCCTGGTAGGAGTCTTCTGCGCGGGCATGGCCCTGCGCCACTGGGTGCTCCGGCGGGTGAGCCAGCTGGAACAGCGGGGTTGGGAGCTGCTCCTCGCGGGCAGACCCGAGGCGGCCATCGGCTCGCTGGAAGTGGCGGTGTCCGCCGGGAGCGACCGCTCGCGAATCCGGAGCCACTACGCGCTCACCCTCGCCTGGCTCCGCCAGGGTGATTACGAGCGCGCCCTCGCCCTCGGGGAGGAGACCCACCACCTGCCCCGGAGGAACAGGGACTCCCGCGTCTGCGATGCCCAGGTCCCCGCGCTGATGGCCACCATCCTGGCCCTCTACGGCGAGCTGGAGGATGCCCGGAAGTGGGTGGGCCGCATCCGCCGCCCCATGTTCGACGAGACGGACCATGCACTGCTCGCGCAGGCGGTGATGCTCTGCCGCGAGGGCAGGGACGTGGACGCGGTGAGGCGCATCCAGCGCACCGCGCGCGAGGACGTGCCCGAGATGGACGTGGGCGCGGTGGCGGTCATCCACGCCTTCGCGCGCAGCCGGCTGGAAGGGCAGCTCGTGCCCCTCAAGCCGGGATGCGTCCTGCCCGAGAGGCCCGCGCGGGCCTCTCAGTACGAGTACCTCGCGTGCGAGTGGCCCGAGCTCGCCGCCTTCCTCCGGGGAGAGGACGCCCCGGCTCCGGTGCTCGACGCGTGA
- a CDS encoding endonuclease I family protein: MLVRSTAATVRPLPFVPAAPAEPRRASGPAPRPQGGGDVFETPSPSKPPRFEGLKDKALIQALHDAVAKHKDIGYSQARKVIFTALDNHEGKVKCVYTNRELRTDKIPNSSDMNVEHTWPQSKGATGAAKSDLHHLFPTDSKANSQRSSYPFGEVQKVKWSSPSGAKLGTDAEGRTVFEPPPEHKGNVARALFYFSTVYGKAIPAAEEAVLKKWNVQDKVDAAELTRNGAIEKYQGNRNPFVDDASLAQRITDF; the protein is encoded by the coding sequence ATGCTCGTCCGCTCGACCGCCGCCACCGTCCGCCCCCTGCCCTTCGTCCCGGCCGCCCCGGCCGAGCCCCGCCGAGCCTCGGGTCCGGCGCCGCGGCCCCAGGGGGGAGGCGACGTCTTCGAGACGCCGAGCCCGAGCAAGCCGCCGCGCTTCGAGGGGCTGAAGGACAAGGCGCTCATCCAGGCGCTGCATGACGCGGTCGCGAAGCACAAGGACATTGGCTACAGCCAAGCGCGCAAGGTCATCTTCACCGCGCTGGACAACCACGAGGGCAAGGTGAAGTGCGTGTACACGAACCGCGAGCTGCGCACGGACAAGATTCCGAACAGCTCGGACATGAACGTGGAGCACACCTGGCCGCAGTCGAAGGGCGCGACGGGGGCGGCGAAGAGTGACCTGCACCACCTGTTCCCCACGGACAGCAAGGCGAACAGCCAGCGCAGCAGCTACCCGTTCGGCGAGGTGCAGAAGGTGAAGTGGAGCAGCCCGAGCGGGGCGAAGCTGGGCACGGACGCCGAGGGCCGCACGGTGTTCGAGCCGCCCCCCGAGCACAAGGGCAACGTGGCGCGGGCGCTGTTCTACTTCTCCACGGTGTACGGCAAGGCGATTCCGGCGGCCGAGGAAGCGGTGCTGAAGAAGTGGAACGTGCAGGACAAGGTGGACGCCGCGGAGCTGACGCGCAACGGCGCCATCGAGAAGTACCAGGGCAACCGCAACCCCTTCGTGGACGACGCCTCGCTGGCCCAGCGCATCACGGACTTCTGA
- a CDS encoding carbohydrate ABC transporter permease encodes MKRPGLWLATVAFLTFFLGPFFWQVLTSVWPDGQLTQPLPTSITFDNYASVLWGRPFLQVLVNSLLAASLTTLFCMAVGASAAFALAKLEFRGRNLLLAAALAVSMFPPIATVSPLYLILRATGLRDTLVGLVPPYATFALPLTLWILTSFFRQLPDELYRAARVDGCTPLGAFWRVLLPLAAPGLATTAILVFIFAWNEFLYALTFLSSPEKRTVPVAISLFASEHKEPWGEIAAASVIATLPLVVMTILFQRRIVSGLTAGAVKE; translated from the coding sequence ATGAAACGGCCCGGACTGTGGCTGGCGACGGTGGCCTTCCTCACCTTCTTCCTGGGGCCCTTCTTCTGGCAGGTGCTCACGTCGGTGTGGCCGGACGGGCAGCTCACCCAGCCGCTGCCCACCTCGATCACCTTCGACAACTACGCGAGCGTGCTGTGGGGCCGGCCCTTCCTCCAGGTGCTGGTGAACTCGCTGCTGGCGGCCTCGCTCACCACGCTCTTCTGCATGGCGGTGGGCGCGTCGGCGGCGTTCGCGCTGGCGAAGCTGGAGTTCCGCGGGCGCAACCTGCTGCTGGCCGCGGCGCTCGCCGTGTCCATGTTCCCGCCCATCGCCACGGTGAGCCCGCTCTACCTCATCCTGCGCGCCACGGGCCTGCGCGACACGCTGGTGGGCCTGGTGCCTCCCTACGCCACCTTCGCGCTGCCGCTCACGCTGTGGATTCTCACCTCCTTCTTCCGGCAGCTCCCGGACGAGCTGTACCGGGCCGCGCGGGTGGACGGGTGCACGCCGCTCGGCGCCTTCTGGCGGGTGCTGCTGCCGCTGGCCGCTCCGGGCCTGGCCACCACCGCCATCCTCGTCTTCATCTTCGCGTGGAACGAGTTCCTCTACGCCCTCACCTTCCTGTCCTCGCCGGAGAAGCGCACGGTGCCCGTGGCCATCAGCCTCTTCGCCAGCGAGCACAAGGAGCCCTGGGGGGAGATCGCCGCCGCGTCCGTCATCGCCACGCTGCCCCTGGTGGTGATGACCATCCTCTTCCAGCGGCGCATCGTCAGCGGGCTCACCGCCGGTGCCGTGAAGGAGTAA
- a CDS encoding TerB family tellurite resistance protein translates to MTTPIDDRFYIELLKLLLHVAWSDDELKPSEAHALIGAAQRWKVPLPELQRLERCLELGEPLPAPNLGLLRQHPDEVLATARTLIGSDAEVHFSEEEMLGQIRELLGLDPA, encoded by the coding sequence ATGACGACACCGATCGACGACCGCTTCTACATCGAGCTGCTCAAGCTGTTGCTGCACGTGGCCTGGAGTGACGACGAGCTGAAGCCGAGCGAGGCGCATGCGCTCATCGGCGCGGCACAGCGGTGGAAGGTGCCACTGCCGGAGTTGCAGCGGCTGGAGCGCTGCCTGGAGCTGGGCGAGCCCCTGCCGGCGCCGAACCTGGGCCTCTTGCGCCAGCACCCGGACGAGGTGCTCGCGACGGCGCGCACGCTCATCGGGAGCGACGCCGAGGTGCACTTCTCCGAGGAGGAGATGCTCGGCCAGATTCGCGAGCTGCTGGGCCTCGACCCGGCCTGA
- a CDS encoding sigma 54-interacting transcriptional regulator, translating into MPSFDRPDNPGAEDVSVTRPYAHAPGAPEVTAVRRFLLTVVEGPGVGTVWDSVSDACSLGSHPSNDFNLDDPTVSRFHCEIRVSPKGARVKDLDSTNGVILDGVQVAEGYLRGGSLLRLGRVVVRFDYSTDSNRLPVSERTRFGSLVGSSVPMRMCFALLERAAARDVTVLLEGETGTGKSQAAQAIHQESARRDKPFLTVDCGAIPADLLESELFGHEKGAFTGAAQRRIGAFEEAHGGTVFLDEIGELPAELQPKLLRVLEAREFRRVGTNAYVPVDVRIIAATNRDLRAEVNAGRFRSDLFFRLAVLRIPLPPVRQRPEDLRFLVEQILDSLGADPERTKALREPGFIAKLEQAAWPGNVRELRNYLERCLVFEDTLALSDMVAPGSRFEVDAKVPYAEARRLALDDFERRYLRALLELHQGKVSQAASGADMDRVYLYRLLRRHGIK; encoded by the coding sequence ATGCCCTCCTTTGATCGCCCTGATAACCCCGGAGCCGAGGATGTGAGCGTGACGCGGCCCTACGCGCACGCGCCAGGGGCTCCGGAAGTGACGGCCGTGCGGCGCTTCCTGCTCACCGTGGTGGAGGGGCCCGGAGTGGGGACCGTCTGGGACTCGGTGTCCGATGCGTGCTCCCTCGGCTCGCACCCGAGCAACGACTTCAACCTGGATGATCCCACGGTGTCGCGCTTCCACTGTGAAATCCGCGTGAGCCCCAAGGGCGCGCGGGTGAAGGACCTGGACAGCACCAACGGCGTCATCCTCGATGGGGTGCAGGTGGCCGAGGGGTACCTGCGCGGCGGCAGTCTGCTGCGCCTGGGCCGCGTGGTGGTGCGCTTCGACTACAGCACCGACAGCAACCGGCTGCCGGTGTCCGAGCGCACGCGCTTCGGCTCGCTGGTGGGCTCCTCGGTGCCGATGCGCATGTGCTTCGCCCTGCTGGAGCGCGCGGCCGCCCGGGACGTGACGGTGCTGCTCGAGGGCGAGACGGGCACCGGCAAGAGCCAGGCGGCCCAGGCCATCCACCAGGAGAGCGCCCGCCGCGACAAGCCCTTCCTCACGGTGGACTGCGGCGCCATCCCCGCGGACCTGCTGGAGAGCGAGCTGTTCGGCCACGAGAAGGGGGCCTTCACCGGCGCGGCCCAGCGGCGCATCGGCGCCTTCGAGGAGGCGCACGGGGGCACCGTCTTCCTCGATGAGATTGGCGAGCTGCCCGCGGAGCTCCAGCCCAAGCTGCTGCGCGTGCTGGAGGCGCGGGAGTTCCGCCGCGTGGGCACCAATGCCTATGTGCCGGTGGACGTGCGCATCATCGCCGCCACCAACCGCGACTTGCGCGCCGAGGTGAACGCGGGCCGGTTCCGCTCGGACCTCTTCTTCCGGCTGGCGGTGCTGCGCATTCCGCTGCCGCCGGTGCGCCAGCGGCCCGAGGATCTGCGGTTCCTCGTGGAGCAGATTCTCGACTCGTTGGGGGCGGACCCGGAGCGGACGAAGGCGCTGCGCGAGCCCGGCTTCATCGCGAAGCTGGAGCAGGCCGCGTGGCCGGGCAACGTGCGCGAGCTGCGCAACTACCTCGAGCGGTGCCTCGTCTTCGAGGACACGCTGGCGCTGTCGGACATGGTGGCGCCGGGCAGCCGCTTCGAGGTGGACGCGAAGGTGCCCTACGCCGAGGCGAGGCGGCTCGCCCTGGACGACTTCGAGCGGCGCTACCTGCGCGCGCTGCTGGAGCTGCACCAGGGCAAGGTGTCCCAGGCGGCCAGCGGCGCGGACATGGACCGTGTGTACCTCTACCGCCTGTTGCGGCGGCACGGCATCAAGTGA
- a CDS encoding serine/threonine-protein kinase PknK, with amino-acid sequence MRCPVCHRRLIPGAACPLHAERPPSSPEAEPLPLPQVPGFQLQALIGTGGFSRVFSARREEDGREVALKVSLGPFSARFTREAAALRRVGPPTVPELLSEGSTPGTTEGRAVLVLERLRGQSLAAWMAALPGSGAAPLSHVRDLLAGLCGALERVHAAGLVHRDLKPENVFLREGGALSLLDFGLARFLDASDPGEPEASVSLTRTGQRLGTAVYMAPEQCLESRDVDARTDLYALGVLLFELLTGSPPFTGGPDEVLHGHVTLRPPRASERGPVPPALDDVLLRCLAKERAARFDSAPALLAAFDAACRASPSAPPAAEEALAPARPQGVRQVALLGVRGELDVEHLAVTVAPEGGLLACVHPGLYLVAFPEHPSAEAGLRAATRAARLLSAEPGTSTVLHLAELRVRPGATLTRMAGPALEQPEAWWPTQGPGADTSLLATPEAAARLGDGATQPGPSGALLLSGDSSLTRVPTSAEPPPLLGRDALLDTLLASASRAFSGYGPGLSVLTGEPGHGKTRLLDALATRLETQGGARVLRLSAPHPDAASADALLHALWAHCAPDSPLPSAHSGARRHALARAVAEALRRLATRQPLALLLDDAHQADPTTLDALEVATLAAPEVPLWVCAAGRPELLGLRPLLGERAGLPAQHVLPPLAPEASRALLLHLLRPAEFIPEPVLARLEQLTQGVPLSLVEVAGALRTSGALRPLPGGEWYVAADELLHVSVTPLFERLATRALSVLPAAHQGLAQLCAVLGQELTVAQVDAAQRHLEAKEDTARVAGLDAGAGLARLERAGLLRAVGPERYAFRQPQLREALERALPAPWRRALHAAALRGLSGQGVVEQRRRARHAAACGAHEEAFTAWFSLGEAARQAHRHVEAEQDYTHALAQLPEGDVARRARVLAGRGRVRYRTHRFREALTDLSAARALAGPLGHTALEVDLLLEEATLLDWMEDAEGSAARTQEALEKAESLDDPRLSVRCSLARARQAWRQGDWARATRLLTATVESATLARDTETRVIALMLQGTGLALAGEVDASARAFDEGLALCRKEGDALHLAATLINRTFLWRLRGDLEGNERDLREAIAVARELGHAQVERWSVGQLAECLHWMGRSQEALGLARRAHELGVRFFGEHPVAVDAVLLARVDAALEDMKEARGLLDWLSAHCRPESTPPNTLALWRLVELRVREAEAGTRDAGAWKALAEEAQPNTSGDELTEVLYQATLSALRAGCRDEAREWLARAESTAAASPLWRSRLEGLRVAWESTPEARGP; translated from the coding sequence ATGCGCTGCCCGGTCTGCCACCGCCGTCTCATCCCCGGTGCCGCCTGTCCCCTGCACGCGGAGCGGCCTCCGTCCTCGCCCGAGGCCGAGCCCCTCCCGCTGCCCCAGGTGCCCGGCTTCCAGCTCCAGGCCCTCATCGGCACCGGAGGTTTCTCCCGCGTCTTCTCCGCCCGGCGCGAAGAGGACGGACGCGAGGTCGCCCTCAAGGTTTCACTCGGCCCCTTCTCCGCCCGCTTCACCCGCGAGGCCGCCGCCCTGCGCCGCGTCGGCCCTCCCACCGTCCCCGAGTTGCTCTCCGAGGGCTCCACCCCGGGCACCACCGAGGGCCGCGCCGTCCTCGTCCTCGAGCGTCTGCGCGGACAATCACTCGCCGCCTGGATGGCCGCGCTCCCCGGCTCCGGCGCCGCGCCCCTCTCGCACGTGAGGGATCTGCTCGCCGGCCTGTGCGGCGCCCTCGAGCGCGTCCACGCCGCGGGGCTCGTCCACCGCGACCTCAAGCCGGAGAACGTCTTCCTCCGCGAGGGCGGGGCCCTCAGCCTCCTCGACTTCGGCCTCGCGCGCTTCCTCGACGCCTCGGACCCCGGCGAGCCCGAGGCGTCCGTCAGCCTCACCCGCACCGGCCAGCGGCTCGGCACCGCCGTCTACATGGCCCCCGAGCAGTGTCTCGAGTCGCGCGACGTGGACGCGCGCACCGACCTCTACGCGCTCGGCGTCCTCCTCTTCGAGCTGCTCACCGGCTCGCCCCCCTTCACCGGCGGGCCCGACGAGGTGCTGCACGGCCACGTCACCCTCCGGCCCCCTCGCGCCTCCGAGCGTGGCCCCGTACCACCGGCCCTCGACGACGTCCTCCTGCGCTGCCTCGCCAAGGAGCGGGCCGCGCGCTTCGACTCCGCCCCCGCGCTGCTCGCCGCCTTCGACGCCGCCTGCCGCGCCAGCCCCTCCGCGCCCCCCGCCGCCGAGGAGGCCCTCGCCCCCGCGCGTCCCCAGGGCGTGCGCCAGGTGGCCCTCCTCGGCGTGCGCGGGGAGCTGGACGTGGAGCACCTCGCCGTCACCGTGGCGCCCGAGGGCGGCCTGCTCGCATGCGTCCACCCGGGCCTCTACCTCGTCGCCTTCCCCGAGCACCCCTCGGCCGAGGCGGGCCTGCGCGCCGCCACCCGCGCCGCCCGGCTGCTGTCCGCCGAGCCCGGCACCTCCACCGTCCTCCACCTCGCCGAGCTGCGCGTGCGCCCCGGTGCCACCCTCACCCGCATGGCGGGCCCCGCCCTCGAGCAGCCCGAAGCCTGGTGGCCCACGCAGGGCCCCGGTGCGGACACCTCCCTGCTCGCCACCCCCGAGGCCGCGGCCCGGCTCGGCGACGGCGCCACCCAGCCCGGCCCCTCGGGCGCCCTGCTGCTCTCCGGCGACTCCTCCCTCACCCGCGTCCCCACCTCCGCCGAGCCGCCGCCCCTGCTCGGCCGCGACGCGCTGCTCGACACGCTCCTGGCCAGCGCCTCCCGCGCCTTCTCCGGCTACGGCCCCGGCCTCTCCGTCCTCACCGGCGAGCCCGGCCATGGCAAGACGCGCCTGCTCGACGCGCTCGCCACGCGGCTGGAGACACAGGGTGGGGCCCGGGTGCTCCGCCTCTCCGCGCCCCACCCGGACGCCGCCAGCGCCGATGCCCTCCTCCACGCCCTGTGGGCGCACTGCGCTCCGGACTCGCCCCTCCCCTCCGCCCATTCCGGCGCCCGGCGCCACGCGCTCGCCCGCGCCGTGGCCGAGGCCCTGCGCCGGCTCGCCACCCGCCAGCCCCTGGCCCTCCTCCTGGACGACGCGCACCAGGCGGACCCCACCACCCTGGACGCCCTCGAGGTGGCCACGCTCGCCGCGCCCGAGGTGCCCCTCTGGGTGTGCGCCGCCGGCCGTCCCGAGCTGCTCGGCCTGCGTCCCCTCCTCGGCGAGCGCGCCGGCCTCCCCGCCCAGCACGTGCTGCCACCGCTCGCCCCCGAAGCCAGCCGCGCCCTGCTGCTGCACCTGCTGCGCCCCGCCGAGTTCATCCCCGAGCCGGTGCTCGCCCGCCTGGAGCAGCTGACGCAGGGCGTGCCCCTCTCCCTCGTGGAAGTCGCCGGGGCACTGCGCACCTCGGGCGCCCTGCGCCCCCTGCCCGGCGGCGAGTGGTACGTGGCCGCGGACGAGCTGCTGCACGTCTCGGTGACGCCCCTCTTCGAGCGGCTCGCCACCCGCGCCCTCTCCGTGCTGCCCGCGGCGCACCAGGGCCTGGCGCAGCTGTGCGCGGTGCTCGGCCAGGAGCTGACGGTGGCCCAGGTGGACGCGGCGCAGCGGCACCTCGAGGCCAAGGAGGACACGGCGCGCGTGGCCGGCCTGGACGCGGGCGCGGGGCTCGCCCGGCTGGAGCGCGCGGGGCTGCTGCGGGCGGTGGGCCCGGAGCGCTATGCCTTCCGTCAGCCCCAGCTGCGCGAGGCCCTCGAGCGCGCCCTGCCCGCCCCGTGGCGCCGGGCCCTGCACGCCGCGGCCCTGCGGGGCCTCTCGGGCCAGGGCGTCGTGGAGCAGCGCCGCAGGGCCCGCCATGCCGCGGCCTGTGGCGCGCACGAGGAGGCCTTCACCGCCTGGTTCTCCCTGGGCGAGGCCGCGCGGCAGGCCCACCGCCACGTGGAGGCCGAGCAGGACTACACCCACGCCCTGGCGCAGCTCCCGGAAGGAGACGTGGCCCGGCGCGCGCGGGTGCTGGCGGGGCGGGGCCGGGTGCGCTACCGCACGCACCGCTTCCGCGAGGCGCTGACGGACTTGAGCGCGGCACGGGCGCTGGCCGGGCCCCTGGGCCACACCGCGCTGGAGGTGGATCTGCTGCTGGAGGAGGCCACCCTCCTGGACTGGATGGAGGACGCGGAGGGCTCGGCGGCGCGCACCCAGGAGGCGCTGGAGAAGGCCGAGTCGCTCGATGACCCCCGCCTGTCCGTGCGCTGCTCGCTGGCCCGGGCGCGGCAGGCCTGGCGGCAGGGAGACTGGGCGCGCGCGACGCGGCTGCTCACCGCCACGGTGGAGTCGGCCACGCTCGCGCGGGACACGGAGACGCGCGTCATCGCCCTGATGCTGCAGGGCACGGGGCTGGCGCTGGCCGGGGAGGTGGACGCCTCGGCGCGGGCCTTCGACGAGGGGCTGGCGCTGTGCCGCAAGGAGGGCGACGCGCTGCACCTGGCCGCCACCCTCATCAACCGCACCTTCCTCTGGCGGCTGCGCGGAGACCTGGAGGGCAACGAGCGGGATTTGCGCGAGGCCATCGCCGTGGCGCGCGAACTGGGCCACGCGCAGGTGGAGCGCTGGTCCGTGGGCCAGCTCGCCGAGTGCCTGCACTGGATGGGGCGCTCCCAGGAGGCGCTGGGGCTGGCGCGGCGGGCGCACGAGCTGGGGGTGCGCTTCTTCGGCGAGCACCCGGTGGCGGTGGACGCGGTGCTGCTGGCGCGCGTGGACGCGGCCCTCGAGGACATGAAGGAGGCGCGCGGGCTGCTGGACTGGCTCTCCGCCCACTGCCGGCCCGAGTCCACCCCGCCCAACACCCTGGCCCTGTGGCGGCTGGTGGAGCTGCGGGTGCGCGAGGCTGAGGCCGGCACCCGGGACGCCGGGGCGTGGAAGGCGCTCGCCGAGGAGGCCCAGCCGAACACCTCGGGCGACGAGCTGACGGAGGTGCTCTACCAGGCCACCCTCTCCGCGCTCCGGGCCGGCTGCCGCGACGAGGCCCGCGAGTGGCTCGCCCGCGCCGAGAGCACCGCGGCCGCCTCTCCCCTGTGGCGCTCGCGCCTGGAGGGGCTGCGTGTTGCCTGGGAGTCCACTCCGGAGGCCCGCGGCCCGTAG
- a CDS encoding DUF4476 domain-containing protein gives MKALFVAITLLTSVAASAQTAPSFAPPPGQPTGNAPPTSSNEFRGRDDRDSRDDDDEYREYRRGRRGTLVVLERQDLEQRLADLEDLLGQAFESSKRGNGGKAKIRAAYEELKDLRELVADAPELRSRGRGGRNDNPGPIPPPAPVYQPIAEGKLQKLMGTMSREPFADDKMNVLEEAAGTQYFLVGQVQQVLNQFQFSQDRLKAVRVLWSRVLDRDNGFQLYNSFQFSNDKAELKRILSN, from the coding sequence ATGAAGGCCCTCTTCGTCGCCATCACGCTCCTGACCTCGGTTGCCGCCTCCGCCCAGACCGCCCCGTCCTTCGCGCCGCCTCCGGGCCAGCCCACCGGCAACGCGCCTCCGACCTCGTCCAACGAGTTCCGGGGCCGTGACGACCGTGACTCCCGTGACGACGATGACGAGTACCGCGAGTACCGCCGCGGCCGCCGTGGCACCCTGGTGGTGCTCGAGCGCCAGGACCTGGAGCAGCGCCTCGCCGACCTGGAGGACCTGCTGGGGCAGGCCTTCGAGAGCAGCAAGCGCGGCAACGGCGGCAAGGCGAAGATCCGCGCGGCCTACGAGGAGCTGAAGGACCTGCGCGAGCTGGTCGCCGATGCCCCCGAGCTGCGGAGCCGGGGCCGCGGTGGCCGCAACGACAACCCGGGGCCCATCCCGCCCCCGGCTCCCGTCTACCAGCCCATCGCCGAGGGCAAGCTGCAGAAGCTCATGGGCACCATGTCCCGCGAGCCCTTCGCCGATGACAAGATGAACGTCCTGGAAGAGGCCGCGGGCACCCAGTACTTCCTCGTCGGCCAGGTGCAGCAGGTGCTCAACCAGTTCCAGTTCTCGCAGGACAGGTTGAAGGCGGTGCGGGTGCTGTGGTCGCGCGTGCTCGACCGGGACAACGGCTTCCAGCTCTACAACTCCTTCCAGTTCTCCAACGACAAGGCCGAGCTGAAGCGCATCCTCTCCAACTGA
- a CDS encoding serine/threonine-protein kinase produces the protein MTDGQDDSRGTPRASEARAWSLYGEELSPGAQVGGYIVEGTRYRGSVSTLYRAKEARSGAPAALKVMHPQFAAARSALRRFQQEAETLKRLKHRHIVDVLEHGTLADGRPFIAMEWLEGRDLAAELAARGPFSARETLELLEQVGSALKAAHGAGVVHRDLKAQNVVVLAGEGAPRVKLVDFGVAKLLAPEEHPGAVMTSTGMVLGTPLSMAPEQIRGETPDARTDLYGLGVLLYQLVTGQPPFQGTTQVELEEQHLHAPVPRASERAPVPAALDAVVGRCLEKRREDRYADVDAVLVELRRAVQGERQGRTTQVRALGLYVEARMGVLVDDATLDAVDAMMEHARERADAVGLKVMVEGSSFLLGVAALPDGADAEREARRRVLELALALAEEPARGAGTARVRLTPTLHLDTATLRPDASGRPALGGGRLLRLSAWTGGHPGQGVVVTEAALAGLEDTFQVEVLPGREGLCHVTRHAA, from the coding sequence ATGACGGACGGTCAGGACGACTCCCGCGGTACACCCCGTGCTTCCGAGGCCCGGGCCTGGTCGCTGTACGGCGAGGAGCTGTCGCCAGGGGCGCAGGTGGGCGGCTACATCGTCGAGGGCACGCGGTACCGGGGCAGCGTCTCGACGCTCTACCGGGCGAAGGAGGCGCGGAGCGGAGCTCCCGCGGCGCTCAAGGTGATGCACCCGCAGTTCGCCGCCGCGCGCAGTGCGCTGCGCCGCTTCCAGCAGGAGGCGGAGACACTCAAGCGGCTGAAGCACCGGCACATTGTCGACGTGCTGGAGCACGGGACGCTGGCGGACGGGCGGCCCTTCATCGCCATGGAGTGGCTGGAGGGGAGGGACCTGGCGGCGGAGCTGGCGGCGCGAGGGCCCTTCTCGGCGCGGGAGACGCTGGAGTTGCTGGAGCAGGTGGGCTCGGCGCTGAAGGCGGCGCACGGGGCGGGGGTGGTGCACCGGGATTTGAAGGCGCAGAACGTGGTGGTGCTGGCGGGAGAGGGGGCGCCGCGGGTGAAGCTGGTGGACTTCGGGGTGGCGAAGCTGCTGGCGCCGGAGGAGCACCCGGGCGCGGTGATGACGAGCACGGGGATGGTGCTGGGCACGCCGCTGAGCATGGCGCCGGAGCAGATTCGAGGGGAGACGCCGGACGCGCGGACGGACCTGTATGGGCTGGGGGTGTTGCTGTACCAGCTCGTCACGGGGCAGCCGCCCTTCCAGGGGACGACGCAGGTGGAGCTGGAGGAGCAGCACCTGCACGCACCGGTGCCGAGGGCGAGCGAGCGGGCCCCGGTGCCGGCGGCGCTGGACGCGGTGGTGGGGCGTTGCCTGGAGAAGCGGCGGGAGGACCGGTACGCGGACGTGGACGCGGTGCTGGTGGAGCTGCGGCGCGCGGTGCAGGGGGAGCGGCAGGGCCGGACGACGCAGGTGAGGGCGCTGGGGTTGTACGTGGAGGCGAGGATGGGGGTGTTGGTGGACGACGCCACGCTGGACGCGGTGGACGCGATGATGGAGCACGCGCGCGAGCGGGCGGACGCGGTGGGGCTGAAGGTGATGGTGGAGGGGAGCAGCTTCCTGCTGGGGGTGGCGGCACTGCCGGACGGGGCGGACGCCGAGCGGGAGGCGAGGAGACGGGTGTTGGAGCTGGCGCTCGCGCTGGCGGAGGAGCCCGCGCGGGGAGCGGGGACGGCGCGGGTGCGGCTGACGCCCACGCTGCACCTGGACACGGCGACGCTGCGCCCGGACGCGAGCGGGCGGCCGGCGCTGGGAGGAGGCCGGCTGCTGCGGCTGTCCGCGTGGACGGGGGGACACCCGGGCCAGGGCGTGGTGGTGACGGAGGCGGCACTCGCGGGGCTGGAGGACACCTTCCAGGTGGAGGTGCTCCCGGGCCGCGAGGGCCTGTGCCACGTCACCCGGCACGCGGCCTGA